From Hoplias malabaricus isolate fHopMal1 chromosome 11, fHopMal1.hap1, whole genome shotgun sequence, a single genomic window includes:
- the nr1h4 gene encoding bile acid receptor, with the protein MNEWVGPDVNVVGPLQIPPSDGFPMPESSHFFDILAEHSSPLLQDQEVLPFTSYPSMQYSSVEPSMSSPSYYSSHNYYPQYSPEEWYTPSSMLELRKSPLEGGFETVMEEPSPIVPTVFKRPRHTAHSGRVKREELCVVCGDKASGYHYNALTCEGCKGFFRRSITKNAVYKCKSGGNCEMDMYMRRKCQECRLRKCKEMGMLAECLLTEIQCKSKRLRKNTKTSPEDGTVDDTETGDSGDVKQVTSTTKSFKEKVELNPDQQALLNCILDAYNKHRVPQDMAKKLLQEQFNAEENFLLLTEMATSHVQVLVEFTKNIPGFQSLDHEDQIALLKGSAVEAMFLRSAQVFTKKQPQGHAEVLQERIRKSGISEEYITPMFNFYKSIGELQMKQEEHALLTAITILSPDRPYVKDQQAVERLQEPMLEVLRKVCKLQHLQEPQQFARLLGRLTELRTLNHHHAEMLESWRMSDHKFNPLLCEIWDVQ; encoded by the exons atgaatgagtgggtgGGCCCTGATGTCAACGTGGTGGGACCTTTACAGATCCCACCCAGCGATGGGTTCCCCATGCCAGAGAGTTCCCACTTCTTCG ACATTCTGGCAGAGCACAGCAGCCCTCTTCTTCAGGACCAGGAGGTTCTGCCTTTCACCAGCTATCCCAGTATGCAGTACTCTAGCGTGGAGCCATCCATGTCTTCCCCATCATACTACTCCAGCCACAACTACTACCCACAGTACAGCCCGGAGGAGTGGTACACTCCATCATCTATGCTGGAGCTGAGGAAGAGTCCACTGGAGGGAGGCTTCGAAACTGTAATGGAAGAACCCTCCCCTATTGTCCCCACAGTGTTTAAGAGACCCAGACACACCGCCCACTCAGGAAGGGTCAAAAGGGAGgaactgtgtgtggtgtgtggggaCAAAGCCTCAGGATATCACTACAATGCTCTCACATGTGAGGGGTGTAAAG GGTTTTTCAGAAGAAGCATAACCAAGAACGCTGTGTATAAGTGTAAGAGTGGAGGGAACTGTGAGATGGACATGTATATGCGCAGAAAGTGCCAAGAATGTCGACTGCGGAAGTGCAAAGAGATGGGCATGCTTGCAGAGT GTTTACTAACAGAGATTCAGTGCAAATCCAAAAGGCTGAGGAAAAACACCAAGACCTCACCAGAAGATGGTACAGTAGATGATACAGAGACAGGAGACAGCGGGGACGTGAAACAGGTCACATCAACAACCAAAAGCTTTAAA GAAAAAGTGGAGCTAAATCCAGACCAGCAGGCTTTACTAAATTGCATTCTTGATGCATACAACAAACATAGAGTCCCTCAGGATATGGCCAAGAAACTG CTCCAGGAGCAATTTAATGCAGAGGAGAATTTTCTGCTGCTGACCGAGATGGCCACAAGTCATGTCCAGGTTCTGGTAGAGTTCACCAAAAATATTCCAG GTTTCCAGTCTTTGGACCATGAGGATCAGATCGCTTTACTGAAGGGTTCAGCAGTGGAGGCCATGTTCCTACGCTCTGCTCAAGTCTTTACCAAGAAACAGCCTCAAGGTCATGCAGAGGTGCTGCAGGAGCGCATTCGGAAGAGTG GGATTTCAGAAGAGTATATCACCCCTATGTTCAACTTCTATAAGAGTATTGGTGAACTGCAGATGAAGCAGGAGGAACATGCTCTCCTTACGGCCATCACTATACTCTCCCCAG ACAGACCGTATGTGAAGGATCAGCAAGCAGTGGAACGTCTGCAGGAACCTATGCTGGAGGTGCTGAGAAAGGTCTGCAAGCTCCAGCACCTTCAGGAGCCACAGCAATTTGCCCGGCTATTGGGCCGACTGACAGAACTGCGAACCCTCAACCACCATCATGCAGAGATGTTGGAGTCTTGGCGCATGAGTGACCACAAGTTCAACCCACTACTCTGTGAAATCTGGGATGTACAGTAA
- the LOC136710064 gene encoding chitin synthase chs-2-like: protein MEERKENEDRWSWDACRHVPIIQDEQKPRKRLRFMRWLSCSIVGFLVFGFALFSKSSFLMLVTLMSNSTTLVPAEHKPSALLSIGCVLAGPNVLLLLKSVWKFFFKSADKPCKKTILWVLCVESTVAFGEVLLTVFAMPHFDIVTNIVILNSVSILSAVLQVLAQYSVKKKVILPVIATILILLGYILFIVSYLVIEDSPSHVKKAVGLAILGTICVSLNWWENYSTLFDISFLKELSTDIGRARNVVCILSSFVKVLITGIMVVVCIPWPEWQSLNSVPEKTSTTVFGLMAVQILSSAMCHWFVVVACKMHVLHRCFVLPMYMASVATLVMFLVPVGTVQHLSNSNSTFCGSRLSVAQDSRTEWLTSLLTDVTGTLCTRHFVSNMKAEGLVILGLYALFWWLGLVLSTVYISFLTIQRIERTQDLFPKRMYEGAFLDQSLLLNTRFRIRTNIKEEGSETVTVYLCATMWHETYDEMMKIIISMFRLDKYRPKRNTWNDATFEFHIYFDDAFMDVHNGRARHVNEYAEILVQVIREVYTIFSEDDSCIFKKKACLPEQKIISTPYGGRLEYTLPKGNTMMVHLKDKRLIRHKKRWSQIMYLYYLCGWRLNRKYFKMFQEGNDVNKLKKNLKTEKENTYILALDGDTDFQPSAVMLLIDRLKLYPEVGAACGRIHPTGTGPMVWYQKFEYAVGHWLQKTAEHVFGCVLCSPGCFSLFRCAALMDDNVMKRYTTKATEASHHIQYDQGEDRWLCTLLLQQGWRVEYNAASDAYTNAPQDFKEFYNQRRRWGPSTMANTISLLSSGSLTSERNCSISKPYIVYQVISMGASILGPANICLMIAASFTFISNIDTKTALVLATVPPMIYLILCFKLKSDRQIQIAGVMSILYAFLMTGTILAIIGDIVKEQTFMTPSGLFAISMTLLFLITAALHPQEFPLIVYGILYFLCIPSGYLLLSIYSIVNMNNVTWGTREAGGKAKTRDVSVISQQLIKATCCKCPCWNTSENNQSVIEEIEPLLESNVSNEQDPKVHRDSEETKSSHECPEGWIEDLQIKSYDSLKKATLSEDETEFWKDLQIKYLEPLKEDKEQQEKIAKDLKDLRNKGTFGFFFCNALWLVATLFLQTIGSAVTLTIPKIYPNGSFALRESFSIDPVSLMFLLGFALLLVMQFFAMLYHR from the exons ATGGAAGAACGCAAAGAAAATGAAGACAG ATGGTCATGGGATGCTTGCAGACATGTTCCGATCATTCAAGATGAGCAAAAACCCAGGAAACGGCTAAGATTTATGAGATGGTTAAGTTGTAGCATTGTGGGCTTCCTTGTGTTTGGTTTTGCACTATTCAGCAAG TCATCCTTTCTGATGCTGGTAACACTGATGAGCAACAGCACTACACTCGTCCCTGCAGAACACAAACCTAGCGCTCTGCTGAGTATCGGCTGTGTGCTGGCTGGACCAAACGTTCTGCTTCTGCTCAAGAGTGTTTGGAAGTTTTTTTTCAAAAGTGCAGACAAACCATGCAAGAAAACCATTCTGTGG GTGCTGTGTGTTGAATCAACGGTGGCATTTGGGGAGGTGCTCCTCACAGTGTTTGCCATGCCACATTTTGACATTGTCACTAACATTGTGATCTTGAACAGCGTGAGCATTCTGTCCGCAGTATTACAGGTGCTTGCTCAGTATAGTGTCAAAAAGAAAGTAATCTTACCAGTGATCGCCACCATCCTTATTTTACTGGGCTATATCCTCTTTATAGTCAGCTACCTAGTGATAGAGGACAGCCCCTCTCATGTGAAGAAAGCTGTTGGCCTGGCCATTTTAGGAACCATTTGTGTTTCCCTGAACTGGTGGGAGAACTACAGCACACTCTTCGATATCTCGTTTCTAAAAGAGCTCTCCACAGACATAGGCAGAGCTCGCAATGTGGTCTGCATTTTGTCTTCTTTTGTTAAAGTTCTTATTACTGGCATTATGGTAGTAGTTTGCATCCCTTGGCCAGAGTGGCAGTCCTTAAACTCAGTCCCTGAGAAAACAAGCACCACAGTCTTCGGTTTGATGGCTGTCCAGATTTTATCTTCTGCAATGTGCCACTGGTTTGTAGTGGTGGCTTGTAAGATGCATGTCCTACATCGCTGCTTTGTTCTGCCCATGTACATGGCCTCAGTGGCCACGTTGGTCATGTTCTTGGTTCCAGTTGGCACAGTCCAGCATCTGTCTAATTCAAACAGTACTTTCTGTGGGAGCAGGCTTTCTGTAGCCCAGGACTCCAGGACTGAGTGGCTTACATCATTGTTAACTGATGTCACAGGCACTCTTTGCACTCGCCATTTTGTGTCAAATATGAAAGCTGAAGGACTGGTGATCTTGGGGCTGTATGCCCTGTTCTGGTGGCTGGGACTCGTGCTGAGCACAGTTTACATCTCATTTCTGACGATCCAGCGCATTGAGAGGACTCAGGATCTGTTCCCGAAGCGGATGTATGAGGGAGCTTTTCTGGATCAATCCTTGCTGCTCAACACGCGTTTCAGGATTAGGACGAATATCAAGGAGGAAGG AAGTGAAACTGTGACAGTCTACTTGTGTGCAACAATGTGGCATGAGACATATGACGAAATGATGAAAATAATCATCTCAATGTTCAG GCTGGACAAATACCGGCCAAAAAGAAACACTTGGAATGATGCCACCTTTGAATTCCACATTTACTTTGATGATGCCTTCATGGATGTGCATAATGGCAGAGCGCGACATGTAAATGAATATGCTGAGATCCTGGTACAAGTTATCAGAGAAGTGTACAC CATTTTTAGTGAGGATGATTCATGCATCTTCAAGAAGAAAGCCTGTCTCCCTGAGCAGAAGATCATCAGCACTCCGTATGGAGGTCGTCTGGAATACACACTTCCTAAGGGGAACACGATGATGGTTCATCTTAAAGACAAACGATTAATTCGACACAAAAAGAGATGGTCTCAG ATCATGTACTTATATTACCTCTGTGGCTGGAGGCTCAACAGAAAGTACTTTAAGATGTTCCAAGAGGGCAATGATGTGAACAAACTGAAGAAGAATTTGAAG acagagaaagaaaatacataCATTCTGGCGTTGGATGGAGACACAGATTTCCAGCCCTCTGCTGTGATGTTGCTGATTGACAGACTGAAGCTCTATCCCGAAGTAGGTGCTGCTTGTGGCAGGATTCATCCCACTGGCACAG GGCCCATGGTGTGGTATCAGAAGTTTGAATATGCAGTGGGTCATTGGCTGCAGAAGACAGCGGAGCATGTATTTGGCTGTGTGCTCTGCAGCCCTGGCTGCTTTAGTCTCTTCAGATGTGCTGCCCTCATGGATGACAACGTTATGAAAAGATACACCACCAAAGCGACAGAAGCTAGCCACCACATACAGTATGATCAAG GAGAGGACCGCTGGCTGTGCACACTCTTGCTGCAGCAGGGCTGGAGAGTGGAGTATAATGCTGCCTCAGACGCATACACCAATGCTCCGCAAGACTTTAAAGAGTTCTACAACCAACGGCGGCGCTGGGGGCCCTCCACCATGGCCAACACCATCAGCCTACTGAGTTCAGGAAGCCTGACCTCTGAAAGGAACTGCTCCATCTCCAAACCCTATATTGTGTACCAGGTCATCAGCATGGGCGCCTCCATCCTGGGCCCTGCCAACATCTGCCTGATGATCGCAG CAagctttacatttatttcaaatattgACACGAAAACAGCCCTTGTTCTAGCCACAGTGCCACCCATGATCTACCTGATTCTGTGCTTCAAACTGAAGTCGGATAGGCAGATTCAGATTGCAGGTGTCATGAGCATTCTGTATGCTTTCCTCATGACTGGAACTATTCTCGCCATAATtg GTGACATAGTGAAGGAGCAGACATTCATGACCCCCAGTGGCCTGTTTGCCATTAGCATGACCTTACTGTTCCTCATTACGGCAGCTCTTCACCCTCAGGAGTTCCCCCTGATCGTCTATGGGATCTTGTACTTCCTGTGTATCCCCAGTGGCTACCTCCTGCTTTCCATTTACTCAATTGTTAATATGAACAATGTCACATGGGGTACCAGAGAGGCTGGTGGTAAAGCTAAGACTAGAGATGTGAGTGTTATCAGTCAGCAACTCATAAAAGCTACATGCTGTAAGTGTCCATGctggaacacttcagaaaataaTCAGTCTGTGATAGAAGAGATAGAACCACTGCTGGAATCTAATGTCTCTAATGAGCAAGATCCTAAAGTCCACAGGGATTCTGAAGAGACAAAAAG CTCACATGAATGTCCTGAAG GTTGGATTGAAGATTTGCAAATAAAATCTTACGACTCATTAAAGAAGGCAACCCTGTCAGAG GATGAAACTGAGTTTTGGAAAGATCTTCAGATAAAGTATTTAGAACCTCTTAAAGAGGACAAAGAACAACAGGAAAAAATTGCAAAAGACCTCAAAGATCTCAGAAACAAG GGGACCTTTGGCTTCTTCTTCTGCAATGCTCTTTGGTTGGTGGCTACCTTGTTCCTTCAGACCATTGGCAGTGCCGTTACCCTGACGATTCCAAAAATCTACCCCAATGGGTCTTTTGCTCTGCGTGAATCATTTTCCATCGATCCAGTATCACTGATGTTTCTCCTGGGCTTTGCTTTACTGCTGGTTATGCAATTTTTTGCAATGCTTTACCACAGGTAA
- the c1qtnf13 gene encoding complement C1q tumor necrosis factor-related protein 4 gives MSEMNPLKRLRTGVAFWSSCRSMFCLAVLLACLGNITPFHIGPIMPGLSSAFSATRTSSVLGGSQRSITFDRLIVNVGNDFNPDTGRFRCRVPGIYYFAFTVGKYPKKLLSVMLVKNGQEVQAMVYNDFRKKARKMQSQSAMINLKPLDTVWLLMQESPDYALYSNVGAYITFTGYLVYPESTSSMGYLNNHLSPSEIRPNCPPSVDASYSWRRIEASEEYRSAFSVARTFSILGESTRQHKREALNFDVEYVNIGGHFNKTSGHFTCQVPGVYFFAFTVGKHPRRAVSVKLMTGRGEVQAMVFDEDMSHKREVQSQSVLLPLKTGDVVWLYSQQDERYAVYSNQGRYTTFTGFLIYPEVDFMDLDRTLH, from the exons ATGAGTGAAATGAACCCTCTGAAACGGCTTAGAACTG GTGTGGCCTTCTGGAGCTCATGCAGAAGCATGTTCTGCCTCGCGGTTCTTCTCGCTTGCCTGGGCAACATCACACCTTTCCACATTGGTCCCATAATGCCAGGCTTGAGCTCAGCCTTCTCCGCCACACGTACCAGCAGTGTGTTGGGGGGATCTCAGCGATCTATTACATTTGACCGCCTTATTGTCAACGTGGGCAATGACTTCAATCCAGACACAGGCCGTTTCCGCTGCAGAGTCCCAGGCATATATTATTTTGCCTTCACAGTGGGCAAGTACCCCAAAAAGCTGCTGTCAGTGATGTTGGTGAAGAATGGGCAGGAAGTGCAGGCCATGGTTTATaatgatttcagaaaaaaagccAGGAAGATGCAGAGCCAGAGTGCCATGATTAACCTAAAACCCCTGGATACAGTATGGCTGCTGATGCAAGAAAGCCCAGATTATGCTCTTTACAGCAACGTTGGAGCTTATATCACTTTCACTGGTTATTTAGTATACCCAGAATCAACATCTTCTATGGGCTACCTCAACAACCACTTGTCCCCATCAGAAATTCGACCTAACTGCCCTCCCTCTGTGGACGCAAGCTACAGCTGGAGAAGAATAGAAGCCTCTGAGGAGTATAGGTCTGCTTTTTCAGTAGCTAGGACCTTTTCCATTCTGGGTGAAAGCACAAGGCAGCATAAGAGAGAAGCTCTAAATTTTGACGTGGAGTATGTCAATATTGGAGGCCATTTTAACAAGACATCAGGCCACTTCACATGCCAGGTACCAGGGGTGTACTTTTTTGCTTTCACTGTGGGGAAGCACCCCAGGAGGGCTGTGTCGGTGAAGCTGATGACAGGAAGGGGAGAGGTCCAGGCCATGGTGTTCGATGAGGACATGTCACACAAGAGAGAAGTGCAGAGCCAGAGTGTGTTGCTTCCTCTGAAAACAGGAGATGTTGTGTGGCTGTACAGCCAGCAGGATGAGCGCTACGCAGTCTACAGCAACCAGGGACGCTACACAACTTTCACTGGCTTCCTCATTTACCCCGAGGTAGATTTCATGGACCTAGACAGAACTTTACACTGA